The window TGCTCCAACATGTGTGCATCCAGTTTGACTGGCGGCTAGACCGCGACCGCCCCGTACTGCTCAACCGTGACGATCAAATCACCGAGGCCATCAACAACACCCGCAGCCGGGCGCTTGAATCTCTCGTTAATTTTGGTTTCTGGATTCGCCGACAAAATTCTGAAGATACCGTGCCGGAGGTGACGGACATTCTCTCGAAGCGCATGTCCAAGGATGCCGAATTGCCCCTAACCCGGCCCGAACATGCGCTATTGGGGATGCACTTTGGGAACCTCTGCGTCCTCAATCGGGATTGGGCCATTGAACAAAGAAAAGTTATGTTCCCTAAAATTAATGAGCCTATTTGGCGCGATGCATTCGAGAGCTATATTCGATATAACCCGCCGGTCAAGCGGACTTTTGAGGTTATGCGGGAGGATTACGAATACGCTCTTGACCATTTGAATGTTCTGACGGCCACAAAAAACGATGGTAAGGATCTTGTCGACAAGCTGGGCCAGCACTTATTCACCTACTACCTTTGGAAAGTCCACCCCCTGACGGGGGACGAAAGCCTTCTGGCGCGTTATTACGACAAGACCAGCGATGATCGGCAACGTTGGGCGCAACTCTTCGACCATGTCGGCCGCACCCTGAGAAACAGCAGCAAAAACCTGGACAAAGAGTTGGTCGATCGCGTCATCGCCTATTTCGATTGGCGTCTTGATGGCGCTGAGCGGCTGGAACTTCAAAAATTCACCTATTGGCTGGAAGCGGAATGTCTGGATCCCGAGTGGCGTTTGCGCTCTTACTCGAAGATTCTTGATTTCGGGCGCGAAAAGAATGCGGGGCTTTCCATGGAGCTGAGAACCTTGAACAAACTGCTCCCATATTCCCCGCCTTTAGCCGTTGAATGTTTTGCGAAAATCATTGAAGCCATGGCCCGAGACACCCATATGTACGTTTCCGCTGACGAGGCCAAGTGCATTCTAAAAGCTGGCTTGAAAGCTGAAGACCCTCAGGCTCGTGAAAATGCAGAACGTGCCAGAGAAAATCTTTTGCGGTGCGGCCGCTTCAATTTTCTGGACATGGAATGAGGGGTGGGAATGTCATGACCGACCACGACAAAAAGCTGATTCGCAACTCCACGGCGGAGTTTCTCATCTTCACCGGCCAGGCCGGGGAACAAAGTATCGAGGCGCGCTATGAGGCCGAAACCGTTTGGCTAACGCAGAAGCTGATGGCCGAACTGTTCGCAGTGGATGTGCGTACGGTCAGCGAGCACCTGAAAAACATCTATGAATCCGGGGAACTGACGCGGGAGGCAACTCTCCGGAAATTCCGGACAGTTCAAGCCGAAGGTGGCCGGCAGGTGGCCAGAAATGTTGAGTTCTACAACCTCGACACCATCATCTCCGTCGGTTACCGGGTCAGCTCGGTGCGTGCAACCCAGTTTCGCCAGTGGGCAACCCAGGTGCTGCGGGAGTTCGCCATCAAGGGTTATGTGCTGGACAGGAAGCGCATGGAGAACGGCGCGTTTCTGGGCGAGGATTATTTCGAGCGGCTGCTCGAAGAGATCCGCGAGATCCGCCTCAGCGAACGGCGCTTTTACCAGAAGATCACCGACATCTACGCCACCAGCGTCGATTACAATTCCGAGGCGCCGACCACCAAGTCCTTTTTTGCCAAGGTCCAGAACAAGCTGCACTTTGCCATTCACGGTCACACCGCTGCCGAGTTGATCCTGCGGCGGGCCGACAGCACCAAGGTCAATATGGGACTGACCACATGGGAAAAGGCCCCCGACGGCAAGATCGTGAAAACCGATGTGGCGGTGGCCAAGAACTACCTGACCAAGGAGGAACTGGGAGCCCTGGGACGCATCGTCAACGCCTATCTCGACCTGGCCGAGGAGCGCGCCCTGCGGAAGATTCCCATGACCATGGAGGACTGGGCCAAGCGGCTGGATGCCTTCCTGGAGTTCACCGAGCGCGACATCCTGCAAAATGCCGGCAAGGTCACGGCGGAACTGGCCAAGGCCCATGCCGAGAGCGAATTCGAAAAGTATCGCATCGTCCAGGACCGGCTGTTTGAAAGCGATTTCGACCGGATCGTGAAGCAGATCGAATCTGCCGCAGGCGACAAACCCTCCGAAGAATGATACGAGCGGAGCCGGCGGCCTACGCCCTCGCTTCAGCCGTCGATTGCCGAAGCTTCGCGACGTCGCGCAATGGCGGCGCCCCGAATGTGCGGTTGTACTCGCGGCTGAACTGAGAGGGGCTCTCGTAGCCGACCTGGAACGCGGCGGTCGCGGCGTCCATCTGCTCCGACAGCATCAGGCGCCGGGCTTCCCGCAGGCGGAGCTGTTTCTGGTATTGCAGGGGGCTCAGGGCGGTCATCGACCGGAAATGGTGGTGGAACGTTGAAGCGCTCATGCGCGCCTGCCCGGCGAGCTCGTCGATCCGCAACGGCCGCGCGAAGTTCGCCTTCATCCAGTCGATCGCCCGCGCGATCTGGTGGCTCTGGCTTCCCGCCGACGCGATCTGCCGCAACCGCGCCCCCTGGTCGCCCACGAGCAGGCGGTAGACGATCTCCCGCTGGATGATCGGCGCCAGGATCGGGATGTCCGCCGGTTCGCCCAGCAGGTCGATCAGCCGCTGGAAGGCGGTGAGCAGCGGCAGCGTAACCTCGCCGGTCGCCATGCCCCGGCTTGACTGCTGCGCCCGCGGCGGCGGGAGATTGCTGTCGACCATCAGCTGGGAAATCTCGCGCGGATCGAGCATCAGCCGGAGTCCCAGGTAGGGCTTCTCCCGGCTTGCCTCGATGATCTGGACGATCGTGGGCAGGTGGACGGACGTGATCAGGTAATGCTGCGCGTCGTAGACAAACGCGTCGTCCCCGAGCAACACGCGCTTGGCGCCCTGGGCGACCAGGCAAACGCTCGGTTCGTACACGCCGCTGATCGGTTCGGACGGCTCCTCCCGGCGGAACAGGGATAGCCCCGCGACGGCGGATGTGTGCAACTCGCCCTTGTCGGTCCATCG is drawn from Candidatus Deferrimicrobiaceae bacterium and contains these coding sequences:
- a CDS encoding AraC family transcriptional regulator, yielding MKYEALERQNEGDGTGFAIESLARSIARWTDKGELHTSAVAGLSLFRREEPSEPISGVYEPSVCLVAQGAKRVLLGDDAFVYDAQHYLITSVHLPTIVQIIEASREKPYLGLRLMLDPREISQLMVDSNLPPPRAQQSSRGMATGEVTLPLLTAFQRLIDLLGEPADIPILAPIIQREIVYRLLVGDQGARLRQIASAGSQSHQIARAIDWMKANFARPLRIDELAGQARMSASTFHHHFRSMTALSPLQYQKQLRLREARRLMLSEQMDAATAAFQVGYESPSQFSREYNRTFGAPPLRDVAKLRQSTAEARA
- a CDS encoding virulence RhuM family protein yields the protein MTDHDKKLIRNSTAEFLIFTGQAGEQSIEARYEAETVWLTQKLMAELFAVDVRTVSEHLKNIYESGELTREATLRKFRTVQAEGGRQVARNVEFYNLDTIISVGYRVSSVRATQFRQWATQVLREFAIKGYVLDRKRMENGAFLGEDYFERLLEEIREIRLSERRFYQKITDIYATSVDYNSEAPTTKSFFAKVQNKLHFAIHGHTAAELILRRADSTKVNMGLTTWEKAPDGKIVKTDVAVAKNYLTKEELGALGRIVNAYLDLAEERALRKIPMTMEDWAKRLDAFLEFTERDILQNAGKVTAELAKAHAESEFEKYRIVQDRLFESDFDRIVKQIESAAGDKPSEE